A region of the Trueperaceae bacterium genome:
AACGAACGGCCCCTTTTTCATGCTACGGGCCATTATCGATTCCCCTTTCGCCGGCGGACGATAAACTTACTGGTAGTCTTACGTCGATTCCGGGTCTTAAGTCCCTTTGCTTGCTGTCCCCAAGGGCTAACAGGTGGACGACCACCTGAACTGCGACCTTCTCCACCCCCGTGGGGGTGATCAACGGGATTCATCGCACGTCCTCTTTGATGAGGCTTTCTACCCAACCAGCGTTTCCGGCCAGCTTTACCTAAAACTATGTTCTTGTGCTCGGCGTTTCCTACCGACCCGACGGTGGCGTAACATTCACCGTGGACACGTCTTAGTTCACCAGAAGGAAGGCGAACCGTCACGTACGTTCCATCACGTCCTTGTATTTGAATACTAGTCCCAGCACTACGTGCTAACTGAGCACCTTTACCAGGTACCAATTCAAGCCCGTGAATTACAGCACCCACTGGAATAAACCGAATAGGCATAGCGTTACCAATTTGAGATTCTGCGTCTGGCCCATTTGCTACGA
Encoded here:
- a CDS encoding 50S ribosomal protein L2, with product MPTKKYRPYTPSRRYMTTSDFAEITRTQPEKTLLEPIRKSGGRNNRGRVTSRFRGGGHKRRYRKIDFRRRDKESVQAKVASIEYDPNRSANIALLHYLDGEKRYILAPDELRVGVIVANGPDAESQIGNAMPIRFIPVGAVIHGLELVPGKGAQLARSAGTSIQIQGRDGTYVTVRLPSGELRRVHGECYATVGSVGNAEHKNIVLGKAGRKRWLGRKPHQRGRAMNPVDHPHGGGEGRSSGGRPPVSPWGQQAKGLKTRNRRKTTSKFIVRRRKGNR